GTACGTCAGGAAGCGAACCAACGATTCCTGATCAGCAGGCTCATTGGAAATGTCCGTCAAAATCACAACACGGTGCTTGTGCTGAGCCAGCGCTGCAGAGGGTAACGCAGAAAGAGCAATCGCCAATGCGCAGGCGAGAAGGCGGAAGATTGGACCGTTCATGTGGGTTTCTATCGTTGGTTCTGCCAGGGGATCGGATTGAACTCCGCCAGTAATTTGTCAGTCCGCTTAATCGGCACTCGGATCACCGTTGAGATACCTGGCGATCGTGAGTCCCAGTTGTTGGCCAACCGATTGATAACCCTGCTGCGTGCCTTCGGAACGATTCCAGGATGTTTCCAGCGTCATCGACACGACGTGCGGCGTTGTGTGGTTGCGAACCCAGTTGCTGCTGACTCGGTCGCGTTCTTCCTGAGTCTTGATGTAGCCAGTGAATCGGAACTCGGGTTCAATTCCTTCGATCAGACTTTCTGAGATCGCTCTCCAACGCATGTAGTTTCGTTGCTGCAGTTTCGGCAATCCGTCCATTTTAGGGGCGAAGTAGAACGGCTTTCGATCATTGGGACCGGGGTTGTGCAGATCGATGAACGCGTCGAATCGGTGGCTGTTCAAAAGCTGTTTGATTTTGCTCTGAGCCGCCAGCACTTCCGGATAGATTGGCTTGTCGTCCCAGTCTCGATTGTGGTCACGAGGCACGGAAGCCTTTCCGCCGGCGCCGATGGCAACGTTATCGACGTCCATGATGGGGACGACATAAATCGTGGCCTTGCTTCGTAAATCTGCGGCAATCGGATCGTCACTCGCCGCCCACCTCAGAAAACCCTGTGCAACCCAACTCGATCCGGCCTCCCACGCGTGCTGGCGTGCCTGAATCCAAATCGCAGACGGCCGGGCATCATCGCTTTCCTGCGCGCCGAATCGGATCGCGTTGACCGGGCGGTTGCCGCGTGTGCGAGCCAGTTCAAACACTTTGGCACCGGGAAGCGTTTCGGCAACTTCCTTCAAAAGCTTTTCTGCGTGCGATGGCAGGAACGGTGGTCCCCACCCGACCCACATGGTTTTCGCTGTGGCTTCAAACGTGTAAGTTGCCACGTTGTCTTTGCGATCGGGCTCAGGCGAGTGCCTCCAACTGACGTTGTCGTCGCTGATTGAAGCTCGATCCGGCAGCAACCAGGATTGGCTAAGAACCTGGCGTTCGCGATACGGTGCGGGATTGGCACTCACGGACAGTTTGACCGGCGTGCCGACGCGCAGACCGTCCAATCGGCAATACCACCAGCACGGCCAACCACGATCCTGCCGTACTTCCGGTTGCAGATGCACAGATTGCTGTTCCGCGTCCGTGGAGATGATCACTGCTGATCCGCCGACGAAGTCTGCGGTCGCTTGCATCTGAGCTGCGGCACGGTCGCTGATGCAGATCAGGCCACAGAAAATCAGAAAGAGATTCAGGGGGTAAGTGTGCTTCATCGTATTCTGATCAGAAGAAGGTGCTACGTTGGAGTTGCTGAGCGGTTAATAACCGCAAAGCGGGTGTGCTCGACTTTGCCGTCGAAAACGAACATCATAGCCGCGATGCAAGTTGGAATCTAAGAACGCCGTATAAAACCCGTGTGGCCGGGTTGTGGATCACTCAGGTTTTGGCAGGCGTCCCTGAAGCCAGTCCGCTACAATCGCGAGACTGGGTTTGAAAATTTCTTGAACAGGCGAGTTTCAAAGAATGCAAAGACGTTCGTTTCTTCATGCGGCTGGTTTGGCTCTGGCTGGCGCGAGTTTGCAGGCAGCGGCTCCGGCGAGGGCTCCGCGAATTCTGTTGCGGTCCAGCTGGCAAACATTCAACATTGGTGACATCGCGCACACGCCAGGCGTGCTGAGACTTTTGACGACTTACTTGCCCGATGCCGAAGTTACACTGTGGCCAAGCCGGATCGATCAGGGCGTCGACAAGATGTTGATGGCTCAATTCCCCAAGCTTAAGATTGCTCAAGATCAGGCGGCCAGGTCGCAAGCCTTCGACGAATGTGATTTTCTGTTGCACGGTTCTGGCCCATCACTGGTTGCCCAGCGGCACGTTGAAGAATGGACCCAAAAGACAGGCAAGCCGTACGGTGTGTACGGAATCACGTTACCGCAACGCAGATCCACTTCCAGCAAGGACGAATCGCAGGACGCACTGCGAAAAACCGTCGACGTCCTGAGCGGTGCGGAATTCGTATTCTTTCGGGAATCGAAGTCACTGGCGTTCGCGAAGTCGCTTGGTTGCAAGTCTCCGGTGATGCAGTTCGCTCCCGACGGCGCTTTCGCCTGCGACCTGCGTCAGGAGGAAAAAGCGGAAGCATTCCTTCAGCAGCATGACCTTCAAACCGGTAAATTCCTGTGCTGCATTCCGCGGCTTCGCTATACGCCCACATGGACGGTCCCTTCCAAGAAAAGGCCCTTCGATCCCGTGCGACATGGTCGTAATGAAGAAATGAAGGAGCATGACCACGCACCGCTACGCCAGGCAATTGCCGAGGTCGTTCGCCAGACAGACTTAAAAATCCTGATCTGTCCGGAAGACCAGTCACAAATGAAGATCGGCAAAGAACTACTGCTGGACAAACTTCCGGAAGACGTGCGTCCACGTGTTGTGTGGCGGCCCAACTATTGGCTGACGGGCGAAGCGGTCAGCACCTACGTTCGCAGCGCCGGGTTGTTCGGCAACGAAATGCACTCACCCATCATGTGTATCGGTCACGGCGTTCCAGCGATCGTCTGCCGATTTAGTGAGCAGACCGTCAAGGGGTTCATGTGGCAGGACATCGGACTCGACGACTGGCTGTTTGACCTCGATGACGAGGCTCAGGTGGCCAAAGTGGTACCAACCGTTTTAGACATGGCAAAGAATCCAAAAGCGGCTCGGGAAAAGGCAGCCAAAGCCCGCGCAGTTGTCGAACAACGCCAGCGAGAAACCATGATGGTGCTATCGCAAACGTTGGGTGACTCTCGCGAGTGAGGAGTCCAATTTGCAGTCCAGGGAAAGAGGCAAACAAAGGACACGCCTCTCCGATTGTGCGATTGGATTTGCTATGCTGTTGAGGCGGCATCAACACGATGCCGACAGAGTGTCCGCGTTGTACCACGCTCTGTATCGCAGAAAGCTGCGAACCCGAGCCAACCGGGCAGACGGGTGGTCGGCGTTGGATCGCAAACGGTGAAACGCACGAGTCGTGAAGTCATTGGAAGTGGGGACGACCCCACCGCTCTATTTTCCACCGGGGACGGCCCTGTCTAAGGGAGAGTACGTCCATGGCGTGGTTCATTTTGATCGTAGCGGGCCTTTTCGAAATCGGTTGGGCAGTTGGCCTGAAGTATTCGGAGGGTTTCACAAAGCTGGTCCCGACAATTTGGACCGGCACGGCGATCGTCATTAGCATGACACTACTTGGATTCGCCCTGCGAACACTCCCCGTCGGAACGGCCTACGGCGTGTGGGTGGGAATCGGAACAGTGGGCACGGTTGCGTTTGGCATCGTCTGGTTTGACGAACCTGCCAGTGTTGCTCGCCTGTTTTTCGTGCTGCTGATTATCGTGGGAATCATGGGGCTCAAAATCACAACACCCGCCTGATTCGATATGGCGAGACGTTCATCATGGTTGGCGCCGGTTTCGCCACGCATGCCAATCTGCATCAGTGACCAGACTATCCCGGCAGCGATTCGTGGTTGTACAGCTGGAAGGTTTTTTCTGCGACAACTTCTCCACCAAGCCTGATGGACATGTGCCACGGACCAAGTTTGTCGGCGATCGGTTCCCAGATGGTATCGCCCAGATAGAAGTTCCAGTCGTTTGTCTTGACGTAGACAACTCCGTCAAACGGCGGCCGCCTGTTCCCTTCGGCGTCCAGAATCCCGGGATGGTCAATGCGGTATTCCAGCCGCTCATTTTTGGCACCGCGAATACTGGCAACAAAACCAAATTCCACGTCAACCACGGCTCGAACGCTGGTCGTGATCTCAGCAACTTTCGGCAGGTTCTTCGAATCAGAATCCCACTTCGTGTAGATTCCATAAGTTCGAATTCGAATGTCGCGTTTTCGTTTCGCCACGAAGCTAAGCCATCTCCCGAGCGGTCGCTCACATCAATGCCCGACAAAGTAAAGGCACAAGTATGAAACTGAATCACATCGCGTTGCTGATTCTATCGATTTTCAGTGTGATTGCACGGGCCGACAACCGGCCAAATATCATCGTGATCTACACGGATGATCAAGGCTATGGTGATGCGAGTTGCCTGAATCCGAACGCGAAGTTTCAGACGCCCAACCTGGATCGTCTGGCAAAAGAAGGCATCGCCTTTACCAACGCGCATTGTTCAGACACCGTTTGCACGCCGTCGCGCTACGGCCTGCTGACCGGACGCTACAGTTGGCGAACAACACTCAAGACCGGCGTCTTTGGTGCGGAACGCGAATGCCTGATCAAAGACGGACGAATGACACTGGCCTCGCTGTTGCGAGACAACGGGTACAACACGGCGATGGTCGGCAAGTGGCATCTGGGGATGGATTTTTCCGGTGACGCCGGGAAGCGTGACTGGACTCAGCCCGTGAAAGACATGCCGCTGGACAAAGGCTTCGACTACTTCTTTGGCATTCCGGCCTCTTTAAACTACGGAGTGCTCGCGTGGTTCGAAGGGCGTCACGCAAAGGTTCCGCCAACCGTGTACACAAACAAGAAGCCCAACAAACGGCACGTCGACTACCGCATCATGCCACCCTATCAGGCGACGCCGCAGGCAACAAAGAAAGCCATCGGTAAACCGGGCATGGAAGTCGCGCCGGACTTTATCGACAACCAGTGCCTCACTCGTTTCACCGACAAAGCCATCGAATGGATGACGACAAAACGTGACGCCGCCAAATCCGGGAAGCCGTTTTTTGTCTATTTGCCGTTCACGTCACCACACTATCCCGTTTGTCCATTGCCAGAATTTCACGGGATGGGCGAATGCGGCGGCTACGGTGAATTCGTCATTGAAACGGACTACCACGTCGGCCGTATTCTTAGGTTTCTGGATGCTGAGGGCCTCGATGACAATACAATGGTTGTCTTCACCAGCGATAACGGTCCTGAAAAATCATGGCAGCAGCGCATCAAGGATTTCGGACACCACAGCAACGGCCCCTATCGCGGCGGTAAGCGAGACATCTATGAAGGCGGCCATCGTGTACCGTTTTTCATTCGCTGGCCTGCCGGCATCAAATCGCCCGGACGAATATGCGACGACCAGATCTGTCAGACGGATTTACTGGCCACGTTTGCTCAACTGATTGACAGCGACCTGCCAAACGACGCCGGTGAAGACAGTCAAAGCTTTGCGACGATCCTCTCCACGCCAGCCGCCGATCACAAACGCCTGCCACTGATCAGCCACTCTTCCAACGGCCGCTTTGCCATCACGGATGGAGTCTGGAAACTTGTGATGTCGCATCGAAAGCAAAAGGAAGAGCTATACAACCTGTCATCAGATCCTGGTGAAACGACGAACGTGCTTGCACAACACGAAGCGACTGCCACCAGGCTGCGAACCGCAATTACTGAGATCGTACGCAACGGACGATCAACTCCCGGCGCCAAACAATCGAACGATACGGGATATTGGAATGACCTGACATGGATGACAGACGACGACTTCAGATAGCGAAAGCCTATTCCGGAATGTCGTTGCCCCACATTAACCAGCAACTGTGCCGGGGAACCAGAAATTCGTCTACCGACCGCTTCTCCCCGCCGACTACGAACGGCGATCACGATCGTCCGGTACTTGACCGACGTGAGTCACAGCTGATACTCTCCCGCCGCTGGTCCCATCGGAGGACGACCGGACCACAAGTAAGACACCGCGACTAACATCCATATAAAAAGTGCGGGCCGGTGGTTTTGAGTTTGCCCATCAGGCGCCTTGGGCCCCAAATAATAGATTGAATATGGAAGAGCTGACCCCGAAGGATTTGTTTTTGCAAAGCGTCGGCCGCTGTGTTGCCAATGAATTGTTCCTTCCAGAATTTTACAGCCGCTTCGTGGGCGCCTCCGAAGAGATCCAGGCCAGATTCCGATTCACCGATTTCGATCAGCAATACTTGATGTTGCGTCGGTCACTGGAACTGTGCGCAGGAGCAACGTCTGGCGACCCCGAATCGATGCGCGAGATCAATGAACGCGCGTTAACTCATGATCGAGACCACTTGAACATCAAGCCTGAATTTTACGATGTCTGGCTGGAGACGATCATCGATACCGCTCGCATCCACGACAGCCAGTGGGATGAAGCCGTCGAGACAGCGTGGCAAAGAATTCTCGGCCACGTGGTGAAACACATGCTCCGAAAATATTAACTGGACAGCGCCACCTTTGGGCACAGAGCCGTGTCTTTGATAACCCGAAGTGTAAGCGAGGGATTCGTCGCAACTCGTTCCCTCGCTTACACTTCGGGTTACCATTCGCACCAACATGGCGCTGTCCAGTTAAACTCCCCCTGAACGTCTCTGGTCTCATTACGAAACATTCAGCGCCAGCATCGAGGTTTCTCCCCGTCGAAACACGATGCGGCGTGTACAGAAGCTTCGAAAGCTACGCCGCGATGATCGTGGGCAAGTCGCGGACAGGGTCGTTGGTCGCGACTGAGGGCCTTAAAGCGGACCAACGGCGGTGGCATCGATCGCCGAGGTAACCGGGCAATCCAAGCAGCAGAACATACACGATCAAGACTTTGCCGGGTGGCACCGGTTGCGTCCCCGAATGTCGCCAAAACAACCACAGTGAAAGAACCGTCAGCAGCCCGCAGATTACTGCCGCGATAGGGGACGTGTAATACTTTCCGCTCAGGATAAACCGCTTCAATACCTCCGCGCCAGTCAGCAGCAGCGGCGCCGGAAGCGCCAAACCAATGGCCGTTCTGACTTCCGGCAACGTGAGCCCTCGTGTTTCCGTCGTGCCCTGGCGCGATGCACGGGGTGGAGAATGGGAAGGTTGAATTGGCAGCGCAACCGAAGGTTTGTTGCGCTGCAGGATGCGATTGCCGGGTTTCCACCCAGCGGGCGCAAACACTTCGACCCTGCCGGGCCAATCAGGCTACAGCGCTATTGTCACGGGCAATGCAGCGTCGAAGTTTGACCGTGGTGATTCACGCGGCGTGAACGGACAACGCACTTTGGTCGCGCATGGAGCCGCTCGGGAAACTGCTGCGGGGTTTCAGCCAGAGGAGAAATCTGTCAACTGGCTCTAAGTAGCTGTCCATTTCCGCGTGGTGCGCAGCGTGAGGTGTGGTGTTCAGTTGGCGGGGACGAGTTTGGACAGTCGCGACTGACCGGGCGGCGCGGAGGTCAGGCCGACTTCAAGTTTCAGTCGATCAAACAGACTGAATCCATCCTGCTGCCACGTCATGACCTCGGCCACCACGGAACTGAGCGTTGGTGTTTTCAGATGGAGATTCAGCGATTCCAGGACGCTTGTAAGAATGCTGCGGCGACGGGCTCCCTTCGATGTTTTGCTCGTTCGACCTGTGCGACGGTCCATGGCCGCGCCGCGAAGACTGCGTTCCGCTTCGTTGTTCGTTGCTGGCGCGGCCGGGCTTGTCACAAAACAAAACAACTCCTCTTCCGTCATCAGCCGAATCAGTTCTGAGACCAGGTTGTCAAAATCCTTGCCGAAGTCGGCCGCCCGAACATCGGAATCCTCGGCGCAGTAACGCACCAGCAGAGCCGCCAGCGTGTTATCAAGTTCATCGACCTTCGCCGCACGACCGGCATCGCCAAGACGACCATCGGCGGCGTGGCGTTTGGCCGCGTAGAAAATTTCCAGCAGGCCGTCGAGCAGTCGCTGGTACTCTTCGTTGTCCGGCTTCAGCAGCGTCAGACGGATGGCCTTCCGCAGCAGGTGAGCCCAGCATTTCTGTGCGTGACTGAAACCTCGGTACACGGCCGCATCGTCCGAAACAAGCACGCCTCCAAACAATTCTTTCGACAGGATCTGAGCCAGTGTGTCGCCGTCTTTGCGGCATCCGAAGATCAGCACGCGCGCCTTCTCCGACAAAAAAGCCCACACGCTGTTGATACTCCAACTGGTTTCGTCTGCATGCACAATCGCACTGAACGCCATCAGGTCACACAGAGATTCGAATTCCTGTTCCCAACGCCGTGCCAGTTGATTCAACAGAGCGTCCGCCTGGGATTTGCCGAGCGGCAGATTCCAGAAGAATTCAATCAATGCACACGTCTTGTCGATCGACAGTCCCGTGATGGTCACAATGCGAGCCAGCGCGATATGAACTTCAATGCCGAATTCGGACCGCGGCCACACGCCCGGAATTTCGGATTTCTCGCCGTTGGGGCCGTGATAGATTTCATAGACGACCTGCACGGCTTGGCCGTTGATCACTCTCCAGACGAAACGTTCCCGAACGAAACGGCACTCTGCGACGTTGTAACCTTCCGGCAGAATGAGTTCGCGTCGTTCGGCGTTGTCCGCTTTCTGCTCGGTTGTGCGACGACCGCGACGCGCCGAGGATTGTTTTTTGCGACCTTTTCGGCGGCCCGTTTCAGCGCGGCGTCTCTCTTCCGCCGTCACCGAAAACGCCTCGTCGAGTCGCTCTGTGGGGTTCTTACCTTCGAGCTCTTCAATCCGATCACGCAGCCGCCGGTTCTCGTCCCGCAGCTCCGCAACCTCACGCTGCAGGCTAAGCACAAGCTGCTTCACTTCCACAGCGATGATCTGACTGACATCCGTGTCCATCCACCTGTCGTATCAAAATCTAACCGACAGAAAAAGACCAGTCTCCAAGCTGAAATGGACAGCTACCTTTGGCCGGCAACGCGCGGCCAGATCAGATGGTGGAACGATGGCTCGCACATGCACTCAAGCTTACAAAGACCGAACTGTCAACCTGGTGTTCATACGGCAGGAGCTTGGGCGTCCTATCGCAACTAACAGAAGATCAAGTAGAAGCGATTTTGAATACCGATGCCGGATTAGATCGGCATACCCGCGTCCAGTACTTCCTAACCAGTGGACAACTGAGCTTTTTCGAGTCGAATGCTGAAAGATATGATACAGCGGTCAACGCAATTCTATACGGCAAATTCAGCCTGCCAATTAATGGTCGAATAGGCCACTCACTTGTCGACATATTGAGTTTCGTTTTCGCTACGCATCGGATAGGACAAGTATTTGAAAGCCGCAGCGACATGCCGGTTATCAGGCTCGCGTCGCGCTACAGTAACTCGCCAGAGGAGGCAATGCAGCGGCTTCAGAAAATTCAAACTCCGACCTTCCCCACGGCACTGAAGATCCAGAACATTCGCGACGTATTCGTGACCGCGGCCCAGCATTCAGGTGAGTACTGGGCGACCTCGCTTGAACCATGGAAGCTGGTGGTTAACGCAATCGAAAAAGAGTTTCCCGACGCATGGAGTTGCATCTGTTTGGTATGTGTTGCTGCGGGGATCTACTCGCGCGATGATCGTGGGCTGTGTGGTGAAAACTTATTCGACGATTCGATTTCACTGTGTGAGCGGACGAGATTTGCGCGTACGAAGTCAGGCGCACCGGTCTGGTGGAAACAGCAACTTGAAATCGCCACCGAACCGCATCAACAGATGATCGCTCTGCTGCTGTTCTTTACTTGGGCAGGACCAGAAACTCTAAAGCGACTTCTGCCGCTAGCGGACGAACTGGTCACTGCACTAGACGACGACGATTGGCAGCGCCTCTTCGTGGGGATTCGTCGTTGTAAGTTGGGACTGCCAACAAACACAGTGTCTCTTTCAGAAACTGATCTAGCATACGGCTGCTCACTTCGCTGCGCCCTGGCAGTTTCAACGCGATTGGATGACGCTGGCAAGTTGATTGTCAACTCAAAGGTATTCGCCGACTATCTCGGAAACGACGTGAACGCTAACTTGTTCTCAGGCAATGTGGCCACAAAATTATTTCAGAAGGGCAAAGCCACCGCAGATGAGACTGCAATGAAACTGAAGGCCGTATATTGCCGTGGCGCCCATTTCGTTTCGTTACCAAGTGGAAGAGGACGGGATCTCGCACCACTCAGTCCAGAACTTGCAAATGAAATCTTAGATAATGTCGAGGACTACCCGTCATCCGTAGTGAGGTTCGCTTCAGATCAAATGCGAAGGGCAATTGACTCAGCCGTTGTGCCGTTGGCAGACGTCGCTGATAGCAATGGCTGGTTTGACGAAGAGTAAGATTTGCCGAATCTCCTACTGAGGAATATGACAGGCAACGCAGTAAACGACGTTTCACGTCGATCATGTGCGGCGATGCTCCGACATGAATTGCAAACTCCGCAGTTACCTGCGTGGCCTTTTGGCTAAAGAAAGCGGCGCGCACAGTGGTGATGAGGGTTCTTGCCTTCCATATGTCGCTGGTCGTTTGAAATCATGGCTCACGCGTCCTCAGCTAAAGCTCGACAGACGGGGCCGCCCCATCCACCTTCGCTGTCACCTCAACCTCAGCAATAGGTGAAGGCCGAGGCGACAGCGAAGGCGGACGGGGCTAGCGGACACGTGAATCGGGAGGACGACTGGGGCGGAGCGAATTCCCTATCTGCAATCGCGACAATTTCGGCTACAATTCGGCCTAACGATTTGGGAGTCCCACTATGAGCAGCGTTACCGTCGAATTGGATTTGCCGCAGGACTGGAACCAGTTCCGGATGCCCAATGCGCTGAAGGCCCGCCTAACGGATCTGCTGGACCAGCAGGACAACGGATTGGGACTCAGCGAGTCAGAACGCGAGGAAGCACAGGCACTCACCGAATTGTCTGACATGCTGTCGCTCATGAAGCTACGGGCAGAGGTTGCCGAACGCGGCCGAAAATGAGCGGTCATATTTCCACGTCACTGGTTCGTCAGGTTGTTGAACGAGCCGGAAACCTGTGTGAGTACTGCCAACTGCCTCAGGCCACGCAGGAAGCCACCTTTCACGTTGACCATGTGCATCCACGTTCTCAGGACGGACCGACAACTCTTGAAAATCTCGCCCTTGCCTGCGTGACGTGTTCGCTAAAGAAAGCGGCTCGAACATATGCCGCAGATCCTGAGACCGGTACAGACGTCCGGCTCTTCAATCCACGATTGGACCGCTGGGGCGACCACTTTGCGTTTTCTGAATCCGGCCAGTTGATTGCCTCAACTGCGATCGGACGTGCCACGGCTGTACTTTTGGCAATGAACCGCGATGCGATCGTTTTAATACGCCGAGAGTTGGCGATACTGGGGCGGTTTCCGCCACCGTAGGAACTTACCTGCTGCCCGTCCGGGGAAAATGTGCGTCGACGATCGCAGCAATCGAAATCCGAACCGCTTCCGGCAGATCGTCCCAGCAATCACGTAAACGCATCAGGCGGGTGTCCTCTGAAACATCAACTGCACCGGATTCTGCACCGCCCTCTTGTGAAAGTGGCGCGTTTCCCTGAGGAAACGACGATGTTTCGAGTCCCTCAGCGCCCACTTTTAACTGATGACAGCATAAGGGTTTACGACTAACAATCGTAGACCCTTTTTGCGTTGATGAATACGAGCCCCAGCTACCGCCGATCTGACCGACTTTCCGGTAGATGTGACTCGATTTGCGAGTCGCCAGCTGTCTGCGGCTGCACAAAGCTTCTTGTCGAGGTCTTTAAGCAACTGCTGGGAATCGGGCATTACAAGGTCCTGGGGGTGGTGATCGGTTTACACCGAGGGCGACGTGGCACGGCAGCATACCGACCACCAAACTCTAATTCCATTCCACTGCCGCGAATGATCAAAGCAGTAGCCGGCAGGCCGGAAGGACGCCATAGATCGGACGTGCAGCTGGCACGCCGAGATACCCAACGTATGCATGCAACCCGGATTCCGGGGGGCGTGAAGCATACGACGACCCCGAAGTGTCGCTTGAACCGGCGATATTCCGAGTGATCCCAGTCAGCAGCGGGGCAGCTTCTGGCATGCTGCCTCGGTTTGGGTTCGAGAGCCGGGGCTTAGGGCAAATGTCGGCAACGAAGGTCTTATTCCTCGATCAATCGTGCGAGATACCAGTTTCAAAAACGTCCACCCGTCCTGCATGCTGGACAAGCACTCGGATCGTCATGACTTGAGCGATAATTGATGCGCTTCGCGGATCGCAGCAATCGCGTCATCAGCCGGCAGTCCCTCGTCACCAGCTTTCCATTCAGCGATGGCTTCCTTGATCGCCAGCAAATCCTGTCTCTGCTGGACAGGATCGGGATTCTGTGCACGCCATTCATCCAACAGATCTTCGAGATCACAATCAGCACTGCCGCAGCTGATACGATTCAGTGCGAATTGATGAAAGCTGCGGACGTCCTCCTCGGTTACTGGCATTGTCTCAATCCTGTTTTCATTGAGCTTGTTCGCGAAATTCTATCGACTGTCCGACGAGGGGTCCATCTGTGATTCGTCGGCGACCAGCGTCGATATAGGCGGCAAGTTGACCGACACAATCGCGTCGATCAACAACCAGACGACTTCCGGCAGATCATTCCAGCAGTCCATCAATCGCCGCAGACAATCAGCACCGCATTTTCCAGAGGCGACCTTCTGATTGGCAATCGCTTCAAGACGTCTCAGAAGTATGATTCGCAGATTGCAGTGCCTTCAATTGCTCAGTGTACTGCTGTCCGCCAGGCTATGCTCGTGCCAGAAGCCTCTGCATTCCAACAGGCATCGTCGCGCGAACTTTCTACTGCTTAGAGCTGAAGCGGCGCACTGAGCATCTCGTTCGCTACCTACTCGCAAAACGCCGACGCAAAACAGATCCACCAACCTCAACAAACAACCGCCGGCGCTTTAGTTCTTTTAAGTTCAATGCCTCACCACGCCAATCGCCTGCCGGTGCGTACCGGTTTGGCGCATGAAAAAACGACGGTCGCTTTTTGGGGGCGACCGTCGTTGAATATTTTTGTCGTCGTTGCTGTGACGAGTACAAAAAAGAGAAGGAGGCCGTCCCTGGCCGAACCCTCTCGGGCACCTGACAAACACGAATCCATTCGTGTCTTAACGTCAGGAGGGCGGACCTTAAGAAGATGTCGGATATGTGTCAAAGCCAAACCGCGAACAAAAATTTCTGAAGTCTTCATTGCCAATGATTGGCCGCGCATCGAATACGATTCTGCAAAAACTGCCGAACAGGTCTTGCCGCAAAGTTGAAATCCGACATAGATTTCGTCGCCACATGTCGTGGATGTGATGCGCCGTCGTGCGCTGAACAAAGCGTTGCGGTGTTTGAAGGTTTCACAGTGATCAGGCGGAAGTGTTCGAAATGAAGAATCGTCACGCTACGTCTAAATTCGCAATCGATCCGAAACGTTCTCGTCTGCGCACCGATGGCGCCCGACGATTTCTGTGGGATTGCGTTTGTTCAAGTTCTTTGCATCGCGACATATCTTTGCGCCTCGCTGCCGTGTTGGGCGCAACGATTTTTGCAGGCTGCTTTTCCCCGAACCATGCTCGCCTGCCGATCATGCAGCCCGCTCATCCGCAGTCCGAAGCGCAGGCGTTTCAGCAGCAGGATCCGTTTCCTGATCCCGACATCGGCCCGGATATCATGTCGCGACCGCTTGATTACATTCGCCCTCGCACGGAATCTCGGCGAGCGGCAGAGCAGCGGTTGTTTCAGGGCACACCCTCTGGCCCCGAATACAGTCCACCCGGCTACCCGCGCGGCGGTTTGAATCGTCCGAATGCTGTCAACTGATGGCTGGTCTGAAAGGCTGGGTGGTTTACGGGTGACCTTGGCGCGGCTTCTGAGTGCCAATGCTTTGTGAACTCCAGATTTTATCGAGTTTTCCGATTCGCACGGTCGATCCTGTTTTGCAGGGCAGGAATTCCCTGAGCGTCGTGCGCTTGATTGTC
This DNA window, taken from Fuerstiella marisgermanici, encodes the following:
- a CDS encoding IS66 family transposase, with amino-acid sequence MDTDVSQIIAVEVKQLVLSLQREVAELRDENRRLRDRIEELEGKNPTERLDEAFSVTAEERRRAETGRRKGRKKQSSARRGRRTTEQKADNAERRELILPEGYNVAECRFVRERFVWRVINGQAVQVVYEIYHGPNGEKSEIPGVWPRSEFGIEVHIALARIVTITGLSIDKTCALIEFFWNLPLGKSQADALLNQLARRWEQEFESLCDLMAFSAIVHADETSWSINSVWAFLSEKARVLIFGCRKDGDTLAQILSKELFGGVLVSDDAAVYRGFSHAQKCWAHLLRKAIRLTLLKPDNEEYQRLLDGLLEIFYAAKRHAADGRLGDAGRAAKVDELDNTLAALLVRYCAEDSDVRAADFGKDFDNLVSELIRLMTEEELFCFVTSPAAPATNNEAERSLRGAAMDRRTGRTSKTSKGARRRSILTSVLESLNLHLKTPTLSSVVAEVMTWQQDGFSLFDRLKLEVGLTSAPPGQSRLSKLVPAN
- a CDS encoding HNH endonuclease, which produces MSGHISTSLVRQVVERAGNLCEYCQLPQATQEATFHVDHVHPRSQDGPTTLENLALACVTCSLKKAARTYAADPETGTDVRLFNPRLDRWGDHFAFSESGQLIASTAIGRATAVLLAMNRDAIVLIRRELAILGRFPPP